The following proteins are encoded in a genomic region of Streptococcus gwangjuense:
- a CDS encoding class I SAM-dependent methyltransferase, whose translation MSEAGHKFLAKLGKKRLRPGGKRATDWLIAEGGFSKEKRILEVACNRGTTAIELAQRFGCKITAVDMDGQALEVAKKSAETAGVGHLIRFERANAMKLPYEDASFDIVINEAMLTMQADQAKKKCVMEYLRVLKPGGLLLTHDVLLKEAKESVRQELSQAIHVNVGPLTQDGWEEVMIESGYRDVKVLTGEMTLMKLSGMIYDEGWLGTLKICVNACKKENRKQFLTMYKMFDKNKKNLGFIAMAGHKSSNR comes from the coding sequence ATGTCAGAAGCAGGTCATAAGTTTTTAGCAAAATTGGGGAAAAAACGCTTACGTCCAGGTGGAAAACGTGCCACAGATTGGTTAATTGCAGAAGGAGGATTTTCAAAAGAAAAGAGAATACTAGAAGTTGCGTGCAATAGGGGAACTACAGCAATTGAGTTGGCACAGCGTTTTGGTTGTAAGATAACTGCTGTTGATATGGATGGACAAGCTTTAGAAGTGGCTAAAAAATCTGCTGAAACGGCAGGTGTTGGTCATTTGATTAGGTTTGAAAGAGCAAATGCAATGAAACTTCCTTATGAAGATGCTAGTTTTGATATTGTTATAAATGAAGCTATGCTGACTATGCAAGCCGATCAAGCTAAGAAAAAATGTGTAATGGAATATCTAAGGGTTTTAAAACCAGGAGGTCTTCTTTTGACACATGATGTGCTTCTTAAGGAAGCTAAAGAGTCTGTCAGACAGGAATTGTCGCAAGCAATTCATGTAAATGTAGGTCCTTTAACTCAAGATGGTTGGGAAGAGGTGATGATAGAATCAGGTTATCGTGATGTGAAAGTATTGACTGGTGAAATGACATTAATGAAATTATCAGGTATGATTTATGACGAAGGTTGGCTAGGAACTTTGAAAATTTGCGTAAATGCTTGTAAAAAGGAGAATAGAAAGCAGTTTTTAACTATGTATAAAATGTTTGATAAGAATAAAAAGAACTTGGGATTTATTGCTATGGCTGGTCATAAATCGTCAAATCGTTAG
- a CDS encoding adenine phosphoribosyltransferase, with amino-acid sequence MNLKDYIATIENYPKEGITFRDISPLMADGNAYSYAVREIVQYATDKKIDMIVGPEARGFIVGCPVAFELGIGFAPVRKPGKLPREVISADYEKEYGVDTLTMHADAIKPGQRVLIVDDLLATGGTVKATIEMIEKLGGVVAGCAFLVELDELNGREKIGDYDYKVLMHY; translated from the coding sequence ATGAATTTAAAAGATTATATTGCAACAATTGAAAATTATCCAAAGGAAGGGATTACCTTCCGTGATATCAGTCCTTTGATGGCTGATGGGAATGCTTACAGCTATGCTGTTCGTGAAATCGTTCAGTATGCGACTGACAAGAAAATTGACATGATTGTAGGTCCTGAAGCTCGTGGTTTTATCGTGGGCTGTCCAGTTGCCTTTGAGTTGGGAATTGGTTTTGCACCTGTTCGTAAACCAGGTAAATTGCCACGCGAAGTTATTTCTGCTGACTACGAAAAAGAATACGGTGTTGATACCTTGACTATGCATGCTGATGCCATCAAGCCAGGTCAACGTGTTCTTATTGTGGATGACCTCTTGGCAACAGGTGGAACTGTTAAGGCAACCATCGAGATGATTGAAAAACTTGGTGGTGTTGTAGCAGGTTGTGCCTTCCTTGTTGAATTGGATGAATTGAACGGCCGTGAAAAAATCGGTGACTACGATTACAAAGTTCTTATGCATTATTAA
- the metA gene encoding homoserine O-acetyltransferase MetA, whose translation MPIRIDKKLPAVEILRTENIFVMDDQRAAHQDIRPLKILILNLMPQKMVTETQLLRHLANTPLQLDIDFLYMESHRSKTTRSEHMETFYKTFPEVKDEYFDGMIITGAPVEHLPFEEVDYWEEFSQVIEWSKTHVYSTLHICWGAQAGLYLRYGVEKYQMDSKLSGIYPQDTLKEGHLLFRGFDDSYVSPHSRHTEISKEEILNKTNLEILSEGPQVGVSILASRDLREIYSFGHLEYDRDTLANEYFRDRDAGLDPHIPENYFKDDDVNQTPCLCWSSSAALFFSNWVNYAVYQETPFDWRKIEDDASAFGYL comes from the coding sequence ATGCCGATTCGAATTGATAAAAAATTGCCAGCTGTTGAGATTTTACGGACAGAGAATATCTTTGTCATGGATGATCAACGTGCGGCCCACCAAGATATCCGTCCCTTGAAGATTTTAATTTTAAATCTCATGCCACAGAAAATGGTCACAGAAACCCAGTTGTTGCGCCATTTGGCCAATACACCCCTGCAACTGGATATTGATTTTCTCTATATGGAAAGCCATCGTTCTAAGACAACTCGTTCAGAGCACATGGAGACCTTTTATAAAACTTTTCCTGAAGTTAAGGACGAGTATTTTGATGGGATGATTATCACGGGTGCTCCAGTTGAGCATTTACCATTTGAGGAAGTGGACTATTGGGAGGAATTCAGTCAGGTAATCGAGTGGTCCAAGACCCATGTCTATTCGACCCTTCATATCTGTTGGGGTGCTCAGGCGGGACTCTATCTGCGTTATGGAGTGGAAAAATACCAGATGGACAGTAAGTTATCGGGTATCTATCCTCAGGACACCTTAAAAGAGGGCCATCTTCTTTTTAGAGGCTTTGACGATAGCTATGTATCCCCTCATTCACGGCACACGGAGATTTCCAAGGAAGAGATCTTAAATAAAACCAATCTTGAGATTTTATCAGAAGGACCTCAGGTTGGGGTTTCGATTTTGGCCAGTCGTGATTTGCGAGAAATTTATAGTTTTGGGCATTTGGAATATGACCGTGATACCTTGGCAAATGAATATTTCCGAGATCGTGATGCTGGTTTGGATCCTCATATTCCAGAAAATTACTTTAAGGATGATGATGTCAACCAGACACCTTGTCTTTGTTGGTCTTCATCAGCAGCCCTCTTTTTCAGTAACTGGGTGAACTATGCGGTCTATCAGGAAACCCCTTTTGACTGGAGAAAAATAGAAGATGATGCATCCGCATTTGGGTATTTATAA
- a CDS encoding DnaD domain-containing protein has protein sequence MTYLDAFKSGNLVLPSALLLHFKELFPSSDDFLVWQFFYLQNTTGLDEMSPSQIAERIGKEISDVNQAISNLTERGLLQYRTIELNGEIELLFDASLALERLDDLLGATHSSSDQLTPQNQLKDLVETFQQELGRLLTPFEIEDLTKTLKEDGTSADLIKEALREAVLNGKPNWKYIQAILRNWRHEGIKSVAQIEAKRAEREASNPQLTQVSADFRNAMDLWKD, from the coding sequence ATGACATATTTAGACGCTTTTAAATCAGGGAACTTGGTTTTACCGAGTGCCCTTCTCTTGCATTTTAAGGAACTCTTTCCGTCTAGCGATGATTTTCTGGTCTGGCAATTTTTCTATTTGCAAAATACGACAGGTTTGGATGAAATGTCGCCAAGCCAGATTGCTGAAAGGATTGGCAAGGAAATTTCGGATGTCAATCAGGCCATTTCCAATCTGACGGAAAGGGGTCTGCTTCAGTATCGAACCATCGAATTGAATGGTGAAATTGAATTGCTTTTTGATGCAAGTTTGGCTCTGGAACGTTTGGATGACTTGCTTGGAGCTACTCATTCAAGTTCAGACCAGTTGACACCTCAAAATCAGCTCAAGGATTTGGTAGAAACCTTCCAGCAGGAATTGGGACGCTTGTTGACGCCTTTTGAGATTGAGGATTTGACCAAGACACTAAAGGAAGATGGAACCAGTGCTGACTTGATTAAGGAAGCCCTTCGTGAAGCTGTTTTGAATGGAAAACCAAACTGGAAGTACATTCAGGCGATTTTGAGAAATTGGCGCCATGAAGGTATCAAAAGCGTGGCTCAAATTGAGGCTAAGCGAGCAGAGAGAGAAGCAAGCAATCCTCAGTTGACACAGGTATCTGCAGATTTCCGAAATGCCATGGATCTCTGGAAGGATTAA
- the tpiA gene encoding triose-phosphate isomerase — MSRKPFIAGNWKMNKNPEEAKAFVEAVASKLPSSDLVEAGIAAPALDLTTVLAAAKGSNLKVAAQNCYFENAGAFTGETSPQVLKEIGTDYVVIGHSERRDYFHETDEDINKKAKAIFANGMLPIICCGESLETYEAGKAAEFVGAQVSAALAGLTAEQVAASVIAYEPIWAIGTGKSASQDDAQKMCKVVRDVVAADFGQEVADKVRVQYGGSVKPENVASYMACPDVDGALVGGASLEAESFLALLDFVK, encoded by the coding sequence ATGTCACGTAAACCATTTATCGCTGGTAACTGGAAAATGAACAAAAATCCAGAAGAAGCTAAAGCATTCGTTGAAGCAGTTGCATCAAAACTTCCTTCATCAGATCTTGTTGAAGCAGGTATCGCGGCTCCAGCTCTTGATTTGACAACTGTTCTTGCTGCTGCAAAAGGCTCAAACCTTAAAGTTGCTGCTCAAAACTGCTACTTTGAAAATGCAGGTGCTTTCACTGGTGAAACAAGCCCACAAGTTTTGAAAGAAATCGGTACAGACTACGTTGTTATCGGTCACTCAGAACGCCGTGACTACTTCCATGAAACTGACGAAGACATCAACAAAAAAGCAAAAGCAATCTTTGCAAACGGTATGCTTCCAATCATCTGTTGTGGTGAGTCACTTGAAACTTACGAAGCTGGTAAAGCTGCTGAGTTTGTAGGTGCTCAAGTATCGGCTGCATTGGCTGGATTGACTGCTGAACAAGTTGCTGCATCAGTTATCGCTTATGAGCCAATCTGGGCTATCGGTACTGGTAAATCAGCTTCACAAGACGACGCACAAAAAATGTGTAAAGTTGTTCGTGACGTTGTAGCTGCTGACTTCGGTCAAGAAGTTGCAGACAAAGTTCGTGTTCAATACGGTGGTTCTGTTAAACCTGAAAACGTTGCTTCATACATGGCTTGCCCAGACGTTGACGGTGCCCTTGTTGGTGGTGCGTCACTTGAAGCTGAAAGCTTCTTGGCATTGCTTGACTTTGTAAAATAA